The following are encoded in a window of Lactobacillus panisapium genomic DNA:
- a CDS encoding magnesium transporter CorA family protein — protein sequence MIKEQKFPVATKYRWFDISNLSEDDSNTLQDEFNFTPDMISYISDRHERPHYDYDTHTHIHLMVYDVPIWPTKTIKHFTSHPVTFLVSGENIFTFHTESTSYVFDEFNDLAMRRELSTAQDVTELLMKFLLFLSQYFQRAVTQLDVQRNTLDQKLSDDIDNKDLVELSSIEKSLVYLSSSIQTNLMMLHSLKLSELDFTKPARERLDDVLIESNQSAEMVKISQQVTQTLSATSNNMMNNNLNDTMKFLTVWSLVLTIPTILTGFYGMNVSLPVSHNSSDWIAIMLITILLMVWLIVLMKRHHFF from the coding sequence ATGATTAAAGAACAGAAATTTCCGGTGGCAACCAAGTATCGGTGGTTTGACATTAGTAATCTAAGTGAAGATGACAGTAATACATTACAGGACGAGTTTAATTTTACGCCTGATATGATTTCTTACATTTCTGACCGTCATGAGCGCCCACACTATGATTACGATACCCACACGCATATCCACTTGATGGTTTATGATGTACCAATTTGGCCTACTAAAACAATTAAGCACTTTACATCACATCCGGTTACTTTTTTGGTCTCGGGTGAGAATATCTTTACTTTTCACACTGAATCAACCAGTTACGTTTTTGATGAATTCAATGATTTAGCAATGAGACGTGAATTGTCGACGGCACAAGATGTAACGGAATTATTGATGAAATTTCTGTTATTTTTATCGCAATACTTTCAGCGAGCAGTTACACAATTAGATGTACAGCGGAATACGCTTGATCAAAAATTATCAGATGACATTGATAATAAGGATTTAGTTGAATTATCAAGCATTGAAAAAAGTTTAGTCTACTTATCCAGTTCAATTCAAACCAATTTGATGATGCTGCACAGTTTAAAATTGTCGGAATTGGATTTCACTAAGCCGGCACGCGAGCGGCTGGACGATGTTTTAATCGAATCGAATCAGTCAGCAGAAATGGTTAAGATTTCGCAACAAGTAACGCAAACTCTCTCGGCAACGTCCAATAACATGATGAACAATAACCTAAATGACACGATGAAATTCCTCACGGTGTGGTCATTAGTTTTGACTATTCCGACCATTCTAACGGGTTTTTACGGGATGAATGTTAGCTTACCAGTAAGTCATAATTCGTCTGATTGGATTGCAATCATGTTGATCACGATTCTTTTAATGGTCTGGTTGATTGTATTAATGAAACGACATCATTTCTTCTAA
- a CDS encoding LysR family transcriptional regulator, protein MNSTQIKCFLSLAKTLNFTQSAHNMYLSQSTVSKNIKNLEKEIQVKLFDRKYHQIILTEKGKIFYNQMVLSAAEIDDTIQNLRQSRNITRPKIKMGYTDLPFEKKWLPVALRLINTQTNLELVPFFVDPGQEQNINKLISDGTIDLMLMQKDIIHEKEETRYQEILKKGFSVVVYQGDSLFVKSSINFHDLANRRVYLWNGHDNFPAIESLKFSMQSSDTDINFHEEIDSSILIAYVRAKMGIGIVPSILYNKDDTDLRYIPLNTEQRLSYGILSLVNSDKKNNINKINQYIAQAINISKTQW, encoded by the coding sequence ATGAATTCTACCCAAATTAAGTGTTTCTTATCTCTTGCCAAAACACTTAACTTCACCCAATCTGCCCACAATATGTATCTTTCTCAATCCACAGTTTCCAAGAATATTAAGAATTTGGAAAAAGAAATTCAGGTTAAACTATTTGACCGTAAATATCATCAAATAATCCTAACCGAAAAAGGGAAAATTTTTTATAATCAAATGGTTTTATCTGCCGCAGAAATTGATGACACAATTCAGAACTTGCGCCAAAGTAGAAATATTACCAGACCAAAAATCAAGATGGGTTATACAGATTTACCCTTTGAAAAGAAGTGGTTACCAGTAGCGCTTAGATTGATTAATACCCAGACCAATCTCGAACTAGTACCATTTTTTGTTGATCCGGGGCAGGAACAAAACATTAATAAATTAATCAGCGATGGAACCATTGATTTAATGCTAATGCAAAAGGATATTATTCACGAAAAAGAAGAGACACGATACCAGGAAATACTCAAAAAAGGATTTTCAGTCGTTGTTTATCAAGGAGATAGTCTTTTTGTTAAAAGCAGCATTAATTTTCATGATCTTGCCAATCGACGAGTCTATTTATGGAATGGACACGATAATTTTCCTGCTATTGAAAGTCTGAAGTTTAGCATGCAGAGTAGCGACACTGATATTAACTTTCATGAGGAGATTGACTCCTCAATTTTAATTGCCTATGTTCGGGCCAAAATGGGGATTGGTATCGTTCCAAGCATTCTGTACAATAAAGATGATACAGATTTAAGATATATTCCTTTAAATACTGAACAACGACTGTCTTATGGGATACTATCTTTAGTCAATTCTGACAAAAAGAACAATATTAATAAAATCAACCAATATATTGCTCAAGCAATTAATATTTCAAAAACCCAGTGGTAA
- a CDS encoding serine hydrolase has protein sequence MKNKVLIGSLITTLLAFMLYSVNIKRVENSQVQIVNQKNTTNKSKGKTAHEPKMAAVEYPNHIKVASGSNQDWSKQIEKVMGKDQSYQVSVQDLNSGKFARVSNTAKAHEVGATGNLFLLAAIYYQEQHGKLSDHTAIKVKKADRAKGDKMLKPGIAYGVTFLKQTLMRKNKTAGNALTRKVKPAKINEVAHKMGATNTKFGEHYSAGPVATTTAADLAAVMNNLYQNKTLNRQYANMALGSLSLTGKKPKIVAQTNGATIYAIGDSRANVALVQSHGHAYCVSVWASSDRSFSNLGKTVNGFFK, from the coding sequence ATGAAAAATAAAGTCCTCATCGGCTCTTTAATAACAACACTACTAGCATTTATGTTGTATTCGGTTAACATTAAGCGAGTAGAGAATTCGCAAGTTCAAATTGTAAATCAAAAAAATACCACCAATAAGTCTAAGGGTAAAACTGCCCATGAACCAAAAATGGCAGCAGTTGAATATCCCAATCACATTAAAGTTGCTTCTGGCAGTAATCAGGATTGGTCAAAGCAAATTGAAAAGGTGATGGGAAAAGATCAAAGCTATCAAGTTAGTGTTCAAGACTTGAATTCAGGTAAATTTGCGCGGGTATCAAATACTGCAAAAGCACATGAAGTTGGTGCTACGGGTAACCTCTTTTTGCTTGCGGCTATTTACTATCAGGAGCAACATGGTAAACTGAGTGACCATACTGCGATTAAGGTAAAAAAAGCGGATCGAGCTAAGGGCGATAAAATGCTTAAACCTGGAATTGCATATGGCGTAACCTTTTTAAAACAGACTTTAATGCGCAAAAATAAGACTGCTGGGAATGCTTTAACAAGAAAAGTTAAGCCCGCTAAAATCAATGAAGTAGCGCATAAAATGGGTGCGACTAACACCAAATTCGGTGAGCATTATTCGGCTGGTCCGGTGGCCACAACAACGGCTGCTGACTTAGCTGCAGTGATGAACAATTTGTACCAAAATAAAACTTTGAACCGGCAATATGCCAATATGGCGCTGGGTTCACTTAGTCTAACTGGTAAAAAGCCCAAGATTGTGGCACAAACTAACGGTGCAACCATTTATGCCATTGGTGATAGCAGAGCAAACGTTGCACTTGTGCAAAGTCACGGCCATGCCTACTGTGTGAGCGTCTGGGCTAGTTCTGACCGCAGTTTTAGTAATTTAGGTAAAACAGTTAACGGCTTTTTTAAGTAA
- a CDS encoding extracellular solute-binding protein produces MKFGKKLAAIAVAGLALVGTAACSNNNSSSTSTSNKIPKVTKKTTVVFWHGMQGAQADTLKSLAKEFEAKNSNIKIKLEQQGNYDDLQAKLNSTMQSPKNLPTITQAYPGWLESAAKNNMLVNLTPYINNHDVGWGSSAASGIKADMLNGAKINGKQYGIPFNKSTEVLIYNPAMLKKYGVTKVPTTMAELKQAAQTIYQKSNHQVAGAGFDDLDNYYVLGMKNEGQDFSSKIDFTGKASKKVLNYYVAGEKAGYFRMAGSDKYLYIPFTNNKLAMFVTSSSTETWIKQAAKKGFTYEVAARPSKYTMQQGTDIYMFNQASAMQKAAAFKFMKFLSSKQGQIKWAKKTGYIPVNEDATKSTEYKSIKQFKLPAKLETIWSTNSLYSVPVIKDSSATFSQLTPIMQSILSAAQKNRNVNKAINTGKTKFDAAWKQ; encoded by the coding sequence ATGAAATTTGGTAAGAAGCTAGCTGCAATTGCTGTGGCCGGTTTGGCTTTAGTAGGAACTGCTGCGTGCTCAAACAATAATTCATCTTCAACATCAACATCGAATAAGATTCCTAAGGTAACAAAGAAAACCACGGTGGTCTTCTGGCACGGAATGCAGGGAGCTCAAGCCGATACATTAAAGAGTCTTGCAAAAGAGTTTGAAGCCAAGAATTCTAATATTAAAATCAAGTTGGAACAACAAGGAAATTACGATGATTTACAGGCAAAACTGAATTCGACGATGCAATCACCGAAGAACCTGCCTACAATTACCCAAGCTTATCCTGGTTGGCTTGAAAGTGCCGCTAAAAATAACATGTTGGTCAATTTAACTCCTTACATTAATAACCATGATGTTGGTTGGGGGAGTTCAGCTGCTTCAGGAATTAAAGCTGATATGCTTAATGGCGCTAAAATTAACGGCAAGCAATACGGTATTCCGTTTAATAAATCAACTGAAGTCTTGATTTATAATCCTGCAATGCTTAAAAAGTACGGTGTAACCAAAGTACCAACTACAATGGCAGAATTAAAACAGGCTGCGCAAACAATTTACCAGAAGAGTAATCATCAGGTAGCCGGTGCCGGCTTTGATGATCTTGATAACTACTACGTGTTGGGCATGAAGAACGAAGGTCAAGATTTTTCTAGTAAGATTGATTTTACCGGTAAGGCTTCCAAAAAGGTGCTTAATTATTATGTAGCTGGTGAAAAAGCAGGCTACTTCAGAATGGCTGGTTCTGATAAGTACTTATACATTCCATTCACAAATAACAAGTTAGCGATGTTTGTGACCTCATCTTCAACAGAAACTTGGATTAAGCAGGCAGCCAAAAAAGGTTTTACCTATGAAGTTGCGGCACGGCCAAGCAAGTATACGATGCAGCAGGGAACCGATATTTACATGTTTAATCAGGCCAGTGCAATGCAAAAAGCTGCGGCCTTTAAGTTCATGAAGTTCCTGTCCTCGAAACAAGGTCAGATTAAGTGGGCCAAAAAGACGGGCTATATTCCTGTTAATGAGGATGCAACTAAGTCTACAGAATACAAGTCAATTAAGCAGTTTAAATTGCCAGCAAAATTAGAGACAATCTGGTCAACTAATTCACTTTACAGTGTTCCGGTTATTAAAGACTCAAGTGCCACTTTTAGCCAATTGACGCCAATTATGCAATCAATTCTTTCTGCGGCTCAGAAAAATAGAAATGTGAACAAGGCTATTAATACTGGAAAGACCAAGTTTGATGCAGCCTGGAAACAATAA
- a CDS encoding MBL fold metallo-hydrolase: MTSKAKTTITFYNGLTTIGGPMIEVAYRRSHVLFDLGEVYRPELALPDEKYETLVKHQLIGDVPNFYDPAITGKPIDHERWEHAAAYMSHLHLDHSKAMNFLAPEIPLYAGPITAQMMPALNEHGDFLLPASGHSSSYVRPIIAAKYQQPIQVGDITLEIWPSDHDAYGATGLIISTPDKRIAYTGDIRLHGYHPDWVHAYLAAAKNCDALIIEGTGVSWPEEKSAASSEEFTGPKNERELTAEIVQLQQDNPHKQITFNTYPTNVERLLRIIADSPRQVVLYAQRAHLLKESIEQDYPYYYLPGDKIFTDLKPELAVSYDELLNDDHEYLWQAVGNYANLQKGGIYIHSNAEPLGDFDPAYKPFLQDLAHNEIEFKDLRCSGHADEMELKEIIKEVQPAKLIPVHTLHPELEENPFGERILPKRNETITL; encoded by the coding sequence CAGAACTTGCTTTACCCGATGAAAAATATGAAACATTGGTCAAGCATCAACTGATTGGGGATGTTCCCAATTTTTACGATCCTGCAATTACGGGTAAACCAATTGATCATGAGCGCTGGGAACATGCGGCAGCATACATGTCACATTTACATCTTGACCATAGTAAGGCAATGAATTTTTTGGCGCCAGAAATTCCACTTTATGCTGGGCCAATTACGGCACAGATGATGCCGGCACTAAATGAACATGGTGATTTTCTTTTGCCAGCTTCTGGCCATTCTTCAAGCTATGTAAGACCAATCATTGCTGCTAAATATCAACAGCCAATCCAAGTCGGTGACATTACGCTGGAAATATGGCCTAGTGATCACGATGCGTATGGGGCAACAGGATTGATTATTAGCACACCGGATAAGCGAATAGCTTACACAGGAGATATTAGGTTGCACGGGTATCATCCTGATTGGGTACACGCCTACTTAGCTGCTGCCAAAAACTGTGATGCACTGATTATTGAAGGTACGGGCGTTTCTTGGCCGGAAGAAAAAAGTGCTGCAAGTAGCGAAGAATTTACTGGTCCAAAAAATGAGCGGGAATTGACTGCTGAAATTGTTCAATTGCAACAGGATAACCCACATAAGCAGATTACTTTTAATACTTACCCAACTAATGTTGAACGGCTCTTACGCATTATCGCCGATTCGCCGCGCCAGGTTGTTTTATATGCGCAGCGGGCACATTTGCTTAAGGAAAGTATTGAGCAGGATTACCCCTACTACTACTTGCCAGGGGATAAAATATTCACAGATTTGAAACCGGAATTAGCAGTTTCGTATGATGAACTGTTAAATGATGATCATGAATACCTCTGGCAAGCAGTTGGGAATTATGCCAATTTGCAAAAAGGCGGAATCTATATTCACTCTAACGCTGAACCGTTAGGTGATTTTGATCCGGCATATAAGCCTTTCTTGCAAGATTTAGCCCATAATGAAATTGAGTTCAAAGACTTGCGTTGTTCCGGTCATGCAGACGAAATGGAACTCAAAGAAATTATTAAAGAGGTTCAACCAGCAAAATTGATTCCGGTGCACACATTGCATCCGGAGCTGGAAGAGAACCCATTCGGAGAACGGATTTTACCGAAGCGTAATGAAACAATCACGCTTTAG
- a CDS encoding extracellular solute-binding protein encodes MKFSKKLAAAFAVGLTLVGTAACSNGGNSSSSSSSSSSAKITKVKKNTNIVFWHGMTGVQQETLKELTKEFEKDNPKIKVKLENQGAYPDLQAKINSTLQSPSNLPTITQAYPDWLYTAAKNKMLVNLTPYINSKEVGWGSSDASNIKTALLDGAKIEGTQYGIPFNKSIETLTYNADIFKKYGIKKAPTTMAELKEDAETIYKKSNHKVVGAGFDSLSNYYTLGMKNEGVDFSSKIDFAGATSKKVINYYADGIKAGYFRVAGSEHYLSGPFANQKVAMFIGTSAGEGFVKQGVGNKFTYDVAPRPGKYTMSQGTDIYMFNHASADQKAAAFTYIKFLVSKSSQLKWANATGYIPVNNAAADSAEYKDNKKIKLPAKLEDAMKNLYSVPVVKDAGAAYGQLNPIMQNILAAAQKKQNVNSAINSGKAKFDAAWKQ; translated from the coding sequence ATGAAGTTTAGTAAGAAGCTTGCTGCAGCTTTTGCTGTTGGTTTGACACTGGTAGGTACTGCTGCTTGTTCGAATGGTGGAAATAGTTCTTCATCATCATCGTCTAGTAGTTCAGCTAAGATTACCAAGGTGAAAAAGAATACCAATATTGTATTCTGGCATGGCATGACAGGTGTTCAGCAAGAAACCTTAAAGGAATTGACCAAGGAATTCGAAAAGGATAATCCAAAGATTAAGGTCAAATTGGAAAATCAAGGTGCATACCCTGACTTGCAGGCAAAGATTAATTCAACTTTGCAGTCACCAAGCAACTTGCCAACCATCACGCAGGCATATCCTGACTGGCTTTACACAGCAGCCAAGAACAAAATGCTTGTTAACTTAACACCATACATCAACAGTAAAGAAGTAGGTTGGGGTAGTAGTGATGCTTCTAACATTAAGACTGCTCTTTTAGATGGTGCCAAGATTGAAGGTACACAATATGGTATTCCATTTAACAAGTCGATTGAAACTTTGACTTATAATGCTGATATATTCAAGAAGTATGGTATTAAGAAGGCTCCTACAACAATGGCTGAATTGAAGGAGGATGCTGAAACAATCTACAAGAAGAGTAATCACAAAGTTGTTGGTGCTGGCTTTGATTCATTATCAAACTACTACACTTTGGGAATGAAAAACGAAGGTGTCGACTTCTCAAGCAAGATTGACTTTGCTGGTGCTACTTCGAAGAAAGTAATTAATTACTATGCTGACGGTATTAAGGCCGGTTACTTTAGAGTAGCTGGTTCAGAACACTATCTTTCAGGACCATTTGCTAACCAAAAGGTGGCAATGTTTATTGGTACTTCAGCTGGTGAAGGTTTCGTTAAGCAAGGCGTTGGCAACAAGTTTACTTATGATGTTGCTCCTCGTCCTGGCAAATACACGATGTCACAAGGTACAGATATTTACATGTTTAACCATGCTTCTGCAGACCAAAAAGCAGCTGCATTTACTTACATTAAGTTTTTAGTTTCAAAATCTAGTCAACTTAAGTGGGCTAACGCAACTGGCTACATTCCAGTTAACAATGCTGCCGCTGATTCAGCTGAATACAAGGATAATAAGAAGATTAAGCTTCCAGCTAAGTTAGAAGATGCCATGAAGAACCTTTACAGTGTTCCAGTTGTTAAGGATGCTGGTGCTGCATATGGTCAACTTAATCCAATTATGCAAAATATTTTAGCTGCTGCCCAGAAGAAGCAAAATGTGAATAGTGCAATTAATTCAGGCAAAGCAAAATTTGATGCTGCTTGGAAACAATAA
- a CDS encoding FAD-binding protein produces MKKREYEIIVVGASNAGGMAAAAAAEKGAKVLVIDKMGSAGYLYRETIAAIHSKAQKKAGVEIDRNELVNFLSTFNQGNVDQRLLNTWADNSSEMVDWLDEQVLRPHGAYIKATPDAYYETERNHAFPTGNEATAPDGKYWQMGYGNWVIAKAEELGAEFAWHTKLEKLVVEHGRVTGVIAKNMKTQEPLAIKATKAVILCTGGYGSNQALMAKWNPLGLKTNVYTDSQRDDGSGITAAMAIGAAKDEEPASIVFNRGAVPVGTNAEDFYEVDLTPPDDPGYLWLGSYPMLKVNLNGERFFNESAPYQFQMTAASKQPGYLSAMIWTEDTMSDENLKQYHTLGCSRLGFPGIFTGEEARKEVNDRLKEGLVQKADSIDELAKKLGLPANNLNKTVERYNEMVASGSDTDFGKESYRLEPVAKPPYYGAIIGGRLLATLDGLRVNLQMQVINQQGNVIPGLYAAGNCSGGFFWGIYPDHVPGLTASHALTFGRLAGKYAAE; encoded by the coding sequence ATGAAAAAGCGCGAATACGAAATAATTGTTGTCGGTGCAAGTAATGCTGGTGGCATGGCAGCAGCTGCTGCGGCAGAAAAAGGGGCTAAGGTTTTAGTAATTGATAAGATGGGAAGTGCAGGCTATTTATACCGCGAAACGATTGCGGCTATTCATAGTAAGGCTCAGAAAAAAGCGGGAGTAGAAATTGATCGGAACGAATTAGTTAATTTTCTTTCTACTTTTAACCAAGGTAATGTTGACCAGAGACTGCTAAATACTTGGGCAGATAATAGTTCGGAAATGGTTGACTGGCTTGATGAGCAAGTTTTACGTCCTCATGGAGCATATATTAAAGCAACACCTGACGCATATTATGAGACAGAGCGCAATCATGCGTTTCCAACCGGTAATGAGGCCACAGCACCTGATGGCAAGTATTGGCAAATGGGCTATGGTAATTGGGTAATTGCCAAGGCAGAAGAGCTCGGCGCTGAATTTGCCTGGCACACGAAATTAGAAAAATTGGTAGTTGAGCATGGCAGGGTAACCGGTGTAATTGCTAAAAACATGAAAACCCAAGAACCGCTCGCTATTAAAGCCACAAAAGCAGTTATTTTGTGTACTGGTGGTTATGGATCTAATCAGGCCTTAATGGCAAAATGGAATCCATTAGGATTAAAGACAAATGTTTACACTGATAGTCAAAGGGATGATGGTTCAGGAATTACAGCTGCGATGGCAATTGGAGCAGCTAAAGATGAAGAGCCCGCCTCCATTGTTTTTAACCGCGGTGCTGTGCCGGTCGGAACAAATGCTGAAGATTTTTATGAAGTTGATTTAACACCTCCTGATGATCCCGGCTATTTGTGGCTTGGATCTTATCCGATGCTAAAGGTTAACCTTAATGGTGAACGGTTCTTTAATGAAAGTGCGCCATATCAGTTCCAAATGACTGCAGCTTCAAAGCAACCGGGATATTTGAGTGCCATGATTTGGACTGAAGATACAATGAGCGATGAAAATCTTAAGCAATACCATACCTTAGGCTGTTCACGTTTGGGCTTTCCTGGAATTTTTACGGGTGAAGAGGCTCGCAAAGAAGTGAATGATCGCCTAAAGGAAGGTCTAGTTCAAAAAGCTGATAGCATTGATGAACTCGCGAAGAAATTAGGTCTTCCTGCAAATAATTTGAACAAGACAGTTGAGCGGTACAACGAAATGGTGGCATCTGGCAGCGACACGGACTTTGGCAAAGAAAGCTACCGTTTAGAACCAGTTGCCAAGCCGCCTTATTATGGCGCAATTATTGGCGGGCGTTTGCTTGCAACCTTAGATGGTCTGCGTGTGAATTTACAAATGCAGGTTATTAATCAGCAAGGAAACGTGATTCCTGGACTTTATGCTGCAGGGAACTGCTCCGGTGGCTTTTTCTGGGGCATTTATCCTGACCATGTTCCTGGACTAACGGCTAGTCACGCTTTAACTTTTGGGCGTCTGGCTGGAAAATATGCGGCAGAATAA
- a CDS encoding TetR/AcrR family transcriptional regulator, with protein MVKKRSLDLDKVIAKATELIGQKGLSATTLPNLAKELGVRSQSLYHYVSGRKQLLSLVGASRIKILSKKLVENLMGIAGEEALLRFADIVRNFILNDPALFSILYHLNEYKPEDAITKEIMNVIALADKLNLRSDSTVSLHSLIGAVLGYVFLDVSASFENETSKEADQGYHDLILKLVQPKNI; from the coding sequence TTGGTTAAAAAGAGAAGCCTCGATCTTGATAAGGTGATTGCGAAGGCGACGGAGCTGATTGGTCAAAAAGGACTTTCTGCGACTACTCTGCCGAACCTAGCTAAAGAGTTAGGCGTTCGTTCACAGTCACTCTATCACTATGTTTCAGGTCGTAAGCAATTATTATCACTTGTTGGTGCAAGCAGGATTAAGATATTAAGTAAAAAGCTGGTTGAAAATCTGATGGGCATTGCAGGAGAGGAAGCTTTACTGAGATTTGCGGATATTGTACGTAATTTTATTTTGAATGACCCCGCACTTTTTAGTATTCTTTATCACCTGAATGAGTATAAACCCGAAGATGCTATCACTAAGGAAATCATGAATGTAATCGCATTGGCCGATAAATTGAATTTAAGAAGTGACAGTACTGTTTCACTTCATTCTTTAATCGGTGCGGTATTAGGATATGTTTTTCTAGACGTATCAGCATCTTTTGAGAATGAAACTAGTAAAGAGGCCGATCAAGGTTACCATGATTTGATTCTCAAATTAGTTCAGCCAAAAAATATTTAA
- a CDS encoding MFS transporter gives MSKQKRNIRPWIVMCCIGLISAACLGSSMVLMGSFLAPLSQTLHTKVSTLSYYYTVLVLTMAVMTPNVPKILAKVNNKILYTIASLAVAVSLALMPHFTSIWFFFIIAVIIGVAISFMSFTPVGILLDNWFAEKAGFAIGLCWAITSVFQGIMSPILSILIAKMGWQASLTLLALIVAILSIPCALFGINFTPAQEGRKPYGDNETAKKPSAEKVSTVSNHELFKSATFWILLVIVILLQFPAVLNQMFPTYAVSAGFSGAVGGLMVTSAMIFDIFLNPLVGSTCDKYGAEKASIVWLAISVISYGLLIMATKTHSANLAIISAGINDIFYVYLGTGITTIATAALGKRAFAKGFSYINSIAFLIGAFAMPVNNLIAEKFGGFIAVYLFFAVIALIIMLLIVVISRNHFDQGSN, from the coding sequence ATGAGTAAGCAAAAAAGGAATATTAGACCGTGGATAGTCATGTGTTGCATTGGGCTAATTTCTGCTGCCTGTTTAGGTTCCAGTATGGTTTTGATGGGTTCGTTTTTGGCTCCTTTGAGTCAAACGCTTCATACTAAAGTATCTACGCTATCTTACTACTATACAGTTTTAGTTTTAACGATGGCGGTTATGACACCTAATGTTCCTAAAATTTTGGCTAAAGTGAATAATAAAATCTTATATACAATTGCTAGTTTAGCCGTTGCCGTCAGTCTAGCCCTGATGCCGCATTTTACTAGCATCTGGTTCTTTTTTATTATTGCTGTGATTATTGGCGTCGCAATCTCCTTTATGTCATTTACTCCTGTCGGAATATTGCTTGATAATTGGTTTGCGGAAAAAGCAGGTTTTGCAATCGGCTTATGCTGGGCAATCACATCTGTTTTTCAAGGAATTATGAGTCCTATTTTGTCTATTTTAATTGCCAAAATGGGATGGCAAGCAAGTTTAACCTTACTTGCACTGATTGTTGCTATCTTAAGCATTCCCTGTGCATTGTTTGGGATTAACTTTACCCCAGCACAAGAAGGGCGTAAGCCATATGGTGATAATGAAACAGCCAAAAAGCCTTCTGCAGAAAAAGTGTCAACTGTTTCTAATCATGAATTATTTAAATCAGCGACTTTCTGGATTTTGCTGGTTATTGTGATTTTGTTACAATTTCCGGCCGTATTAAATCAAATGTTTCCAACTTATGCTGTTTCAGCTGGCTTTAGTGGTGCTGTCGGTGGCCTGATGGTCACGTCGGCAATGATCTTTGATATCTTTTTAAATCCACTGGTTGGCTCGACCTGTGATAAATATGGGGCTGAAAAAGCAAGTATTGTCTGGCTAGCGATCTCAGTCATTTCATACGGGTTGTTGATTATGGCTACTAAGACGCACTCCGCCAATTTGGCAATTATTAGTGCAGGAATTAATGATATTTTTTACGTTTATTTGGGAACAGGAATCACTACGATTGCGACAGCAGCTTTAGGTAAAAGAGCTTTTGCTAAAGGTTTTTCCTACATTAACTCAATTGCTTTTTTAATTGGTGCGTTTGCAATGCCAGTTAATAACCTGATTGCCGAAAAGTTTGGTGGTTTCATAGCCGTTTATCTTTTCTTTGCGGTAATTGCTCTAATCATCATGTTGTTAATTGTAGTAATTTCAAGAAATCATTTTGATCAAGGAAGTAATTAA